The Hevea brasiliensis isolate MT/VB/25A 57/8 chromosome 9, ASM3005281v1, whole genome shotgun sequence nucleotide sequence actcccatatctcccaaatactgggagtggcatggttaactaaattatttaataagattctaaactcaaagaaaatgcctgatgaatggaggaatagtattttagtacctattttttaaaataagagagacatacagagttgctcaaactatagggaaattaaactcatgagccatactatgaagttgtgggagagagttgtggagcatcgactacgtcatgatacttctatctctcttttaataattaaaaatttttaagtagacTGTTATTATTTAATCTCTTCACACATTATATTATGAAACTGAAATTAAACTACTTAAATAACCTACTCTCTGAATTTTAAGGTTAGTAGTACTCGGCCTACTGATTGTCCTATTTTTTGTGGTCGACTTTATGGATTCAGCATCATCTCAATGGAATATCCCCATTCTAAGGGAGTTGTTTCCTCCAGCAGAGTGTCAAGAAATTCAAAAAATTCCTCTTGGAATAGTCCCGTAAGAACCAGGGAGAATTTGGCACTTTTCTCGCTCTGGTGTTCCTTCTGTTATATCTGTTTACTTCATGTTAAAAAAATGCGAGGCTGGCTCTTTGTTAAATGTAAATCCATCTTCATCTCATAACCGTACTTCTGCTTATTGGAAGAGTGTGTGGTCTTTGCCCCTTCCTCGCAAAATCTGTCTTTTTATTTGGAGGGCTAGCACTAACTCTTTGCCTGCAAGAGTGAAGCTTTTCAGTAGGATGTGTGTGGATTCCCCTGGTTGTTCTATTTGTATTGATAATTTGGAATCCAAAAAACATGTGCTGTTCTTTTGTCCTCGTGCCAAGGCCAGTTGGTTTGGTCCGATGCTTGGCTTTATTCCGAGAGAAAATGGGTTCAGCTCCTGGCAAAGTTTGACTGATATGTTAACTCGTGATGATTCTAGCACTCTTTGTTTAGTAGCTTTCTTATGTTGGTACATATGGAAGACTAGAAATTCTGTGATTTATGAGTCCCTTCAGCCAGACCCTCTAGTGATTTTTCTTAAGGCCCAGAATGCGGTTGGTGAGATGCAAGTTTAGCGCCTCCACAACATCATTCTTCGCCTCAGTTAGTCTTGCACAGGGCTCCTCCTGCACATTGGACTCCCCCTCCGCAGCCCTTCCTCAAAGTTAATGTGGATGCCTCCTGCCATAGTGAAACCTCTAATTCGGGGTTTGGGGTTATAGTGAGAAACCATCATGGAGCTGTGGTGAATAGGTTTGCATTCCCTGCTATGTGTTTATCTACCTTGGCTGCCGAAGGGTTGGCTTTGAGACAAGCGATGCTTTTTGCAAGTGTTAAAGGGTTTAGAGATGTTATTTTTGAATCTGACACTCGTTTTTATTGTTCAGCTGctttgcaactctgcagattttattCCCTGGGCTATTGAGATCATCATTCATGACTTGCAAAGATTGTTAGCTGATCATCCTTCTTGGTCTGTTAATTTGTTCTTGAGCTGCTAATGGGTGTGCACATTGGTTAGCCAACTCTGTTAGATTGGGTGATGTGTTTTCTGGATGGATTACAAATCCTTCAACCCAATTACAAAGATTGTTCAACTCTGATAGGATGTATTCATCCACAGTTTCTGgaatgaagtttctttttcttgttaaaaaaataaataaataacttacTCTATGTTGTTGTGAAAATTAATCCTtcacttaaaaaaatatattatatttatttcatttgaaaAAGAAAGTGAATAAATAACAATATATAGTGATgatgaaaattttttatctaaatttaaattatttaaatataacaaTATTATTAAAAGTTCTGGATAtttatcattttcttcaaagtaaCATCATAttctaatatttatattttatattttttgagTGATAGATAACTCAGGTCAAACCCAATGTTCAAATGAACAAATTCAGGATAATGGTTATCCTCAGCCACGGTGCCGCCAGGGGCATTGATTCTACATCATgattaatgtttttttttttcacgaAGATAGAAATTCAATTAAGAAAAATTACGTTAGCACTGCACTCATTACAAATTGATACTAAAGTAcataatcaaaaataaaattttgattataTAATGTCTTTTGAGCTATAGTGGATAATTCACCCGTTACAAATCGATActgaaatatataataaaaaacaaAATGTGAAACATGTAATGTCTTTCGAGTTATATAATGAGTAACTTTATTACaacattattaaaatatgaaacaaAGTGTATAACCTTATCAAAGTATAAAACAAAGTGCTTTATTACAAATTCGCTTATCGTAAAAATAACCTTATCAAAGTACTTTGAAACAAAGTAAAGAATATGCTATATATATAAGATTATCAACGTCATCCTTTAAGGGATTAATGCCCTTCTTGAACCCTATGAAATGTGGGTTTTAAATTTCTCCAGCAACAATATTAATGCTGACATTCTGATAAACAGTTGTTCAATTAAAACACATTTGACTTAAGCTTTGGTGGGTGCGCCGGGCCCTTGCAGTAGTGCAACGCATGGGCGACGCTCGAGAACCCCAGCAGCAAGCTACCGTAATGGGCCCTccccataaaaaaattaatttaatatcatgTGAGCCAATGGCCCACGTATCAGATATTAAACTGATAAGAACAGATACTACACTTGATCTTAGCCAAAAGGCCGAGAAAGGTATGCTTCAAACAGTTTCTGGAAGTTCCTTTTATTAGCATCTTCGTCCCTAATCTTAAGCCTCTTTCTGCGATGTGGGATAAAACAGCGGCTTTTATACGTCGTCGTTTTTTAATCAACGCTCCGTGCATAGCAACGGCGAAGCGTTTTGGCTTAAAACCCGTACCTTAAAGTCACCTTCCTATCTTCTCCGCCTAAACCTAAAAACGGAAAAGAGCAAACACTTCCACTTACAACACACTTGCTCGTCTATCGCTCTACTTCGGTGCTCCATTTCTTCAAACTCTCATCACCGCTTAACTACTCCTCTCGGGATTGAAGCACTCCTATTCATATCTCTCTAATTCTCGTCTAtcctcttcatcttctccattttctTCGTCCAGAATCCGTTACCTTTGTCTCAGTCAGTCATACGGAAGAAGAAATCGGCGCTTTTCCACATTAGCTGCTGCTGTTGTTTCCGTTAAGGGGGAGCCGACACGTTCTTCGCTTATAAGATGTTTCGTGGGCTTCTCTCGGTTTGTCTGATCGGCTCTGTCGAGCTATATATCTAATCTTGGACTCGAAAGACCGCCTCTAGTTCGGGGGAGTCTCATAAAATTCACATATATCAATATGTATGTTCATTTTTCAACGAATAGCTAGCTATTTCAAAGCAAATTTAAACACGGGAGATAAATTTATGGTCTCCAGAAATGAAGGTAAGAAAAGAAAATTCGTTTTTTAGTTTCATGTCAAAAGGAACAACAAAAGAAAAAATAAACAGCAGCAAAAGGTTTACATGCTCCATTGGAAGGTTTTTTGGAATTCACATACTCGTCTTCTAACTCTCGCTATCCCAATTGTTGTTTGCGGAAAATATCATGAAACCTGTCCTTGTGTTGATAAATGAGGTGCAAGTCTTTGAGTTTGTAATTGTATGAACACCAAAGCTATGGCAAATTGAAACCACTTCTTTGAACGCTAGCTTCCGTTTAATCTACAAATAAAACGAACTTCTTGTTAATAGTTGTCCTATCTAGTCATACCCAAATGGTATCTAGTCATGCCCAAACATTCCTTAATTTGAGTATCACATCTCTCTAAACTTGTCCAGGAAAcctgtaatttattttatttctatatttGAAATTGCTAATGGCATTTTGCTCCTGTTTGAATCAAATTTCTATAATGTTATATTGATCTTGCATTTTGGGCTGCCTCTATACCATCAATACTCCAGGAAAGAACGTGGTAGTAGCAGCGGAGACTGGTAGTGGTAAAACTCACACCTACTTGATTTCCTTAATTGATAAGTTAAGGATTGATTCTGATCAAGGGATTCTGATTCTGATCAAGGATTGATTCCTTCCAACAGACTTTCTCTAGTTCTTTGTCCAAATGTATTGTTATGTGAACAAGTTGTTCGAATTGCTAGTGGTCTTTGTGATGATAATGGTCAACCACTTCTCAGAGTCACAGCTGTCTGTGGCCAACAGGTATTGATGCCCTCATTGTTATTATCTAATTACAAATGTGCGTCTGCATGGCATTGGTGGAAAGTTTTTCTGTTGTTTTAGTGTAAGGTTGTGAGTTATTTTTTCTGATGGATTCCTATGTTCATTTTAACGTTCTAGATATTTATTAAATCAGTTAAGAAATTTTGACTTCAGGGATGGCCAGTTAATTAACCAGATATTAAATCAGTTAATAATATTGACCCAAAAGAACAGCAATGTTGAATTTTGTGCGTGATGTGAAATATGTGGTATTTTTCTTTCCTTCACAACCTGTGTCGTTGTTGTTTTGTTGGCAAATTGAACCATGACATTGAGATTGGTTAGTTAAGAAATCATATGTTTCTGTTGaattattttgtactgtaattgGCAGGTGTTCGATGAAGCAGACATGCTTCTCTGTGGGAGTTTCCATAATCAGGTTATCTGTCTAATAAATATGTTCCATTTTGATGAGAAGCAGTTGTCTCAAGTAAATAAATCTGCACCTGAGAATACTGCAGAGTTAGGTTCTGATTCTCCCGGAGAGTTTGGCTTGGAAGATGATGAGGAACTACAGAGTGAAACTATCTCAGAATAGGATGAAGATTTTGAAGGTGATATTGAAGCTGAGGACTTAAAAGAGGATAATGAGGCTGGGTCCATCAACAGAAAATACTGGAGGAGAGTAAGAAAAGATTATGTGTGCAGTAAACAGTACATCTTTGTCGCAGCCACCCTTCCCATTAATGGGAAAAAAATTGCTGGAGCTGTGTTGGAACGGACGTTTCCTGGTGCCATTTGGATTAGTGGAAACTATCTTCACTGTCACAACCCCAGCTGCCACATTCTATGGTGCTTGCTATTTGTTACAACTTGCCATTATTTTGGATTCTGCTGCTTGGCCTATTTCATGATAGAGCAAATTGATTTGTTGATTAACTAATTGTTTGCTTTCTCTGCCAGATTGGAACAGAAGTGGGTTGAAGTTACAGTTGATACCCTGGTGGATACACTCATAGGTGCTGTGAACCAAGTATCTAGATCTGGAGTTGGTGTTAGTCGAATTATGATTTTTGCAAACACTGTTGATGCTGTTGAAGCAGTTGCTAAAATATTGGAGAGAGCAGGGATTGAATGTTACAGTTATCATAAAGACAATTCTTTGGAGGAATATGCAAAGACATTAGTTGATTTCTGATTCAACACTAAGAATTTAACAGAAAAAATTGAGAAAAGAGAGCAAGATTTAGagagaagaggagaaaatcataGGAGAAGAGACTCAAGAAGATAATTCTCATTTCATAAGCTCCTCCGTGCAAACGAATGTCTTTATATTTAGCTCGTAGCTCATTGACAGCTGCTCAGCCTATAAGATTCAATTTCCTAACTACTATGACAAATTACATAACAGAATCATTCATTCATTGCCGCATATTCCTTCTTTTCAGCTTTATTTATCTTCATAACAGAATTCATCTTCTTTTCTGCTACGCTTTGTTTTACTTAAAGCCAATACTCAACGTTTTAATAATTATTGgctttctctttattttttctaTTGTAAAAAACGCCACCGTTACCGTTTTACTTTTGGCCTGTATCTATTTCCAAGAAAAAGGTAGCATTTTTTTTACACTGAAAAAATAGCACGGGAAAAAGCCAAGTTTTTGCTGGAGTTTGGAGTCTGCAGAGGGAGACTAAAAGATAATTTAGGATTTGAGAACAAAGAACAGTGCAATTGGGAGGGAGGAATTTTATTATCATAGCGAGGGATACCAATTTTTGGTGGGTAAGCCGTGTGGGAACAATAATGACTGCCGAAATTTGCGAGTCATGTCGCTAACCCACCAATGCCTTTCTTCAATATGCGATTTGCATCGACTATAGTGGAATCAGATTCACAATAGTGATGTCCACTCTTTTGAATACTTGTGATAATAGCAATTGGGAAATAGATGCAGCTGTTAGATCATTAAGAATCTTTATCCTCTTGTCCATTCTATTCAGTTCTCTCATGTGAGAGGGAAGGCAAATACAGTTGCCCATTGGGTTGCAACTCTGTGTTTCAAGAATCAAATGCCTTGTACTTGGTTAATAGATTTACCGGCTCAGTTGGGAGCCTTACGTATTTTGATGCCCAGAGGGCCATGTAATGGATTGGTTTCAATTTGCACGTCAAAACATTTGGGATAATGATGGTTGTGGAAGGTTGTTTCGTAAGGTAAATAAATTCTATAATGGGAATTTCTAATGGAAATACATTTAGATTTTACTTTCCAGTTTTGCTTGGATTGAATTTGGCAAGCTATTTATAGTTCtctttctcttttattttaatgcattaaattaatgaatgaagatgtaaataaattttaatttagtattataataataataataataataaattaacgaAGATGAATGAAAATTAAGAGTTGGTTGAGGTTTTTCATCTGAATTTCGTTCGCCTCATGAGATCAAATAGGGAGCGATTGGAGTTCGCTGATAACAATTTGGTGGTTCCCGTGCGATTTGCAAATTCTGGTATCTTTTTGCTTTCTGCATTCATTTCTCGAGAGGAATAAATAGGCCATTGCATTCATTTCTATTATCTGTTTATTTGTTTTTCCAACTGCTTTTTGTaggattaatttctttttttatcaTTGGACATATAATCATTTGAGCATAGTCACTATGTTTAATTTGTATGGATAaattcatttaactttttattattatattttgatTGTACAAATTTTCTAATGTAATTTTAAACATTATAagattattttcttaattatcttatatataaaattttggtTAAATCAATGGTGAGCATATTAAACCAAAGTCCAATTGGTGGTTAGCGATAATGATTGAAGTTAATTGCGTGGAGATTTTAATTGGGTAATGCAGGGAACGTGCCATAAGATAAGCCATGACTCAACAGAAGTGTTTGGCATCTGTGGGCTGTGGCTTCTGGCTTGGCTACACGGAAATATTTTCTACTTTCTCAAGCGTGTTGGCAAACAAAACAGAGTTGGTAAAAGAAAACACCTGTTACTGATCTATAAATAGATTACATTCATTGGTTactactgaaaaaaaaaaaaaaaaaaaaaaaaaaaccattaacCAAGAATATGGAAAAAGAAGACAATATCAGAAGACCCACTGGTAATTTATGGAATATGCCTAATCCAGGGGAAAAGATTTGTGAAATCTGATGACTCTAACGATAGCCATTCAAAACCTTTGCCTCTTCTTTCTTATTAGCAAGTTCCAAATGCTGGACAAAATCATTGATATGCTTATCAGAGCTGCCTCCTTCACCAACTGTTTTTCTGGCCTCCTGACTCCATTTTCTCGCATTCTTCTTGATCTCATAGCTTTTGTTTCCTTCCATTACTTCCTTCAAACATCTAACCACTTCTTCTTTCCTCACAACTCCTTTCTCATCCTCCTTTGCTCTAATCCCCACCTTCCAGACATCTTCCACAAACTTGGCATTAGGAACTTGGTCAGTCCATTGTGGTATGCACACCATTGGTACACCAAGGCTCAGAGCTTCAAGGGTCGAATTCCACCCACAGTGTGTCACGAAACAGCCTATGGTTTTGTGTGCCAGCATTTCAAGCTGGTTGCACCATGTCACTATTAGACCCTTGTCATTTGTTGAGTCTACGAACCCAGTTGGAAGTTGATTCATTTCAGATTCTCTCACAACTAACAAGAAGTTTAAGTTGCTTTCTCTCAAGCCCCATGCAAGTTCTTCCATCTGTTCTACTGTTAAGGAAACCATGCTTCCTAAAGATACGTACACCACTGATTGAGGTGCCTTTGTTTCTAGCCATCTCAAACACTCTTCCCCAAGTGGATTCCATAGATTTGCTCCATATCCTTTGTCTCCTTCAATCCGGCCATCCAAGTAGGAAGATGGAACCATCGGACCGATCAACTTCGCCGGCCAAAGCTTTGATATGCCTCCTGCCTCCTGTTTGAACATACAATGAAATTTGTCAGCACTAATTGAAGTGGATCACAGTGTGTAGAGGCTAAGATTAAAGTTAAATAAAAATCTACTAAACAATGACGATGTTTAACGTATATATACACCTTGCTTTCTAACTCTTCGAAGGTGTTTGCAAAAATCCAGTCAGCCATGTGCAAGTTAGAAAACTGACTCAATTTCATAGCCAAATAAGCTGGGTAGCTCTCTGGCAACCTGAGAAAAGTTGGCAAGTCAGAATAGTATAATGGAGGCAGGCCAGGTAATAACAAAGGTTTATTATCCTCCAACTCCAGGGGCAGGGTAAGTAGCCCATAATGTATGCGACAGAAAATGCTACACACAGTAGCTGAATTAGTAAAAAATGGAGCTCCATAAATGCCATGTTGCCTGGCCACATCAAGAGCCCATGGCAGAAAAGAATCATACACAATACAATTGACAGGAACACTAGAATTCTGGAATTTTTGGATGAGCAGAGACAAAGTTCTGGAGCCATTGGCCTTGAAGGACTTGAGGTACAACTCAACGTCCTTGGCCTGAGCATAGCCAGCTTCGTCAAAGCCATCGGAAATGGGTTCAGCGGTGACATTTGGGGCACAGATGGACTTGACAGTGTAATGGGTAGTTGCTAATGTAGCCTTGAGACCTTTGGAGGCTAA carries:
- the LOC110632036 gene encoding UDP-glycosyltransferase 74B1, coding for MNRKSHRKEMRGTEFKGHVLLLPYPSQGHINPLLQFAKRLASKGLKATLATTHYTVKSICAPNVTAEPISDGFDEAGYAQAKDVELYLKSFKANGSRTLSLLIQKFQNSSVPVNCIVYDSFLPWALDVARQHGIYGAPFFTNSATVCSIFCRIHYGLLTLPLELEDNKPLLLPGLPPLYYSDLPTFLRLPESYPAYLAMKLSQFSNLHMADWIFANTFEELESKEAGGISKLWPAKLIGPMVPSSYLDGRIEGDKGYGANLWNPLGEECLRWLETKAPQSVVYVSLGSMVSLTVEQMEELAWGLRESNLNFLLVVRESEMNQLPTGFVDSTNDKGLIVTWCNQLEMLAHKTIGCFVTHCGWNSTLEALSLGVPMVCIPQWTDQVPNAKFVEDVWKVGIRAKEDEKGVVRKEEVVRCLKEVMEGNKSYEIKKNARKWSQEARKTVGEGGSSDKHINDFVQHLELANKKEEAKVLNGYR